In Tursiops truncatus isolate mTurTru1 chromosome 10, mTurTru1.mat.Y, whole genome shotgun sequence, the sequence CAGTACCATCCGGCAAAGTGAAGGGTCTTGGGGCCCTGCCAGATCCCACTAGGAGCAGTACCTCCACAGAGAGCACACTCCCAGGCTTGTGCCGGAATGGTGCGGTGGGGTCCTCGGGGTTGAGCGGCTGCAGAGTGGGGTCGGCCTCATAGGAGAAGGGTGTGGGGTTCAGTGTTGCAAAGTCAAAGACCAGGTTTTCAAGGATGAATTCCACACGGACCCAGGGGTCCTCAGGCAGGCCTGGGAGGGCCGGCGTGCGGCACGTGATGAGCTGGGAGGAGTTCACGTGGCAAGGCTCCTCAAActagggcagagggagggaggacagggagGGCCTGCTGAGGGTGCACAAGGGGGGCGTCCAGCAAAGATGGGGACATAGCCTCCACTGGTACCCGCCACCCACAGCTGtctaggggtgggggagggatgagggGCAAGGTGGGCGATGGCTAGCCCAGTGCAGGCAGGGGATGCCCTTGGGGCTCCTACGTGCAGGCCGCCACAGGAGGCTCCGGGGGAGCACGCCGTCTCTGGGATCACGCGGTGCCTCCACCCAAGCCCCTGGCCTGGTCCTGGCGCTCTCGTGGCCACAGTCACTCGGATTCTTGGTGTCTGCACCACGTCCAAATTCTGGCCACGGACCCATATCTCACGTCCTCCACTGAAAACACAGCCCATGAGCCACTTATGGCTTATGTGAACAAGGCTTTAAAGCACAGCCCAGTCCCTGATGTTAGGTCAGCTCCAACCCAAAGCCCCAcggcccctctccccaccagcaGCATAGGAGTCGAAGCCCCCCACATAGAGCCCTACAAACCCCCATATACTGGAGCTGCAAAGACCTCCCAATCGCATGCCATGCAGCCCTGCCCTCGGCCCAGCACCTGAGGAAGCTCTTGGCGGGGCCAGCAGAGGTGACATTGGGATCTGATGTGTACTCGAACTGGCTGTGATGAAGCCTCCGCTCAGCAGCCCCAAACCACACAGCCACGGGGAGTGTGGCAGGCGTGGGGTGTGGGCTGGTCTCACACCGCAGTTGCTCCGCCTGCTGCTCCAGCAGcctgagaagggagggagaagtggCAGGCAGGCCCGACTGGGCCAGAGGGGcacaggaaggggaaaggggtgatTCCAGGACACGGGACCCACTCGGGCCACAGCTCACTTCCCCCTTCAGTGCTGATTGCAGTCTCCACAAGTGACCCTGGAGGCTGCACTCCCAAGAAAGCCCCAGCTTCGAGAGGGGCTGGCCACTTTTTGATGGAGCAGACTTGGCCCTCTCCCCATTTCTGCTCTCCCTAGTATCCCACCCCTCCATCTTCTCCCCGGAGCTCAAGGATTTTTGCAGAATGAGGAAGCGTCCCTCACAGGTGACAAGGCTGGTCTCCAACTACCACTCGGATGTCCTCCAGCCGCCCGGTCAGAAGCTTGGAGCCATGCAGGGTGAGGTTGGTGCCCCCGGCTCTGGGGCCTCGGGCCGGGAAGATGGAATGCACCTTTGGGTCCTGtgggaaggggacagggagaAACAGACAGGCATCAGGCCAAGaacagggaggcagggggagcagacaaggaggccctggggtggggagccCCAGGGAGGCGAACCAATGGGCTGGGAGGAGCCACCTAAGGGGGTGGCCCATGGGTAGCTGGTGGGGACTCAACAGTCAGGCACCTGGTAGGCAAAGTCATGCTCTGAGACGCCGCGTCCTCTTCCTGGCACCTCCACCATCACAGCGCCTGCCACCTCCTCCCCGCTGGCCCCAGTGATACACACAAGGCTGTGGGCACAGGGCAAGCTGGGGTGCTGGGCCACACTAAGGGCCCTTCAAACTGACCCGgccgccccctccctgccccactacATCACGTGTTCTCCCTGGCTCCCAAGATTGACAGAGATCCTCTTGCTTTGGAAGGAATTCCTTAATGACTCACCAGGAGGCTTTGGCCTCTGAGAATTAATATCTGTGGTTCAATCATTCAAGTCCACTCCCAGAGGCCCCTGACAAGgagaatttctctctctgtggGGCACCAGCCCTGGTAAGGCTGGTGGCAGAGGTGGGTTGCTGAGCTAATGAGTGGGCCTAACCAGCCACCATCACCGTGGGCACAGCACCAGTTACAAGGTGGTGGAAACTTGATTTCCTCATGAAAAAACGTTCCCGAAAGCCTCTAGTCAGGTCTGGGGATGGACGTGAAGGGAAAGTGAGCAATCTAAGAAATGCTGGTTCTTAGCCAGGAAACAGAAGCTTGGGGCAAATTAATCTCCAGAATGTGAAGCCTGCAGTGGTTCGACTCTTTGTGACATTGTCACGGTCACTGCAAACACCCCGAGAAAACAGAACAAGCGAAGTGTGAACTACCCGGGAGAGGCTTCAGCTGGAATGTATTTTAATCACTTTATAAATCGGTTCAGAAAGTACTTTAGTCTCACGGTTCTAGAATCATTAACACTCACCTAAAGTTCTCAGTCATAATACATTCAGGGGGAAACAACATGCTCTAGCAGAGTCTTGTTGAAAATAAGACTGCAGGgtacttgcctggtggtgcagtggttaagaatccgcctgccaatgccggggacatgggttcaagccctcgtccgggaagatcccacatgccacagagcaactaagcctgtactgagcctgcactctagagcccgcatgccacaactactgaagcccacgcgcctagagcccaagctccgcaacaagagaagccaccgcaatgagaagcccgcgcaccgcaacaaagagtagcccccgctcgccgcaactagagaaagcctgcacgtagcaataaagacccaacacagccaaaaataaataaataaatacattttttaaaagaaagaaaataagactgTGGGACCCCAACACGGGCCTACAGATCCAGACCTCTGCAGGAAGTGGAGGGAGGTGGTCTAAGGACCTGCTCTGGGGGGTTTTGAACCAACTCTCCAGGTAACCCTGACATTCGGCAGGTTGGAGACCTGCTGCTTGTGGATGTCTCCTTCGCTGTGTTCTGCGTGTGCACATTTGGGACCCTGCAACTGCCAGCCTTGTAAGCCACAAGCCCTGGGAAAGTGGGAGGGGTCCCAGGGACTGGACAGAGGGGCCTGACACTCAGCAGGTGTGTCATAAGTCTATCCCCGTGAGGAGCCTGCCCAGGGCAGTGCTTGGGGAAGAAGGGTCAGCAGGTGGGAAGGTCAGCCGCAGAGCACAGCTGTCTGGGATCCAAGGAGCCTGCTACCACAACTATGCCCGTGGTCACTTGGAAAGCCGGGTGAGCACACCTAGGCAGTGCCAGGAAGCAGAGCTGCCTGTCAGCTCTGAGCAGTGACTAGACCCAGGCCAGAAACCTGCAGGTCTGTGCACAAAGCCAAGGCCTTGATAGTAACCCCAGCCCTGAGACACTGTGATCAGAAccaaggaaagggggagggggagggcagacGAGTAGTGGGTGGATGGCCCTAAGCAGGAAAGCCAGCTGTGAAGCCCGCGGGGTGCCCCCTGCTCCTGTCAGTCCAGCCCACTCACCTGCTGGACACCTCGTACTCCTGAGCGTCCACAGCACAGGGCACTCCAGCCACCCTGACCGTGTCCTGCACGTCCTGCACGTGTTGGCCCAGGTTGGAGCCCCTGATGGTGACACGGGTGCCTCCGTCTACAGGCCCAGTCAGTGGCTCCACCTGTTCCAGGACAAGGATGGCTCACCTCCACGCACCTGTTGACCTTTGGCAGCCTGGAGAGACAGCCCCAGCCTCCCACCTTTTGGGACACTGAACCCATAGCACCCCGAACCCCTTGAAGGGATGCTCCAGCATTTCAACACACCGAGTGGATGAGGGGTGCTGGGCACTGGGTGACCACAGCCTCAGCCTCGCCACAGGCCTCCTGGGCCACGCAGCGTGGATGCTTCCCCTTGCACCACACACAGCCGTATTGGGGCATGGCAGTTTGGCAGCGGCTGCAGTCCTCGTGTCCCACGGAACAATCATACAGCACCACTGGGGGCGGAGAGACGAATGTGAGAGGCAGGCCAGGAAGAGCCCTGTTGCCACCAGCCAGTCCCAGCAGCCCCGGGTCACTCACCGTGCAGCCCATCCACACTGTCCACACGCAGATGGCCAGCCCGACGCAGAAACAGCCCCACGCGGAGCTCTGGCTGTAGAGCCTCATAGCTGAGCTGGAGAAATGGGAGTGGGGTCAGAGCCCAGGGTTAGGGGAGGCGTCAGGCCTGGGGAGACGGTGGTCAGAGAAAGGACCAAAATGACTCATGGGAACACAAAGCCAGAGGCCAGAGCTGGGATACAGGACCCCATGGGGCAcaaggtcagaggtcagagcTGGGGTACTAGGACTCCCTCGGGGTCACTCAGTCAGAGAATGGGCTGGGATGAGTGCGGTGCAGCCAGCTAAGCTTGGTAGCCAGCCTGTGGCTAGTGCGCCCTTGCCCACCCAGGACTCGGGATCTGTACCTGGTGCTGCTGGCAGGTGACATGGCACCGGGTATCTGGAGGCAGCTCGCATTCGACCCGGGCCTCAACCACCACCTCGTGGCCCTCCAGCTCCATCACACACTCATGGTCGCCTGGGCTGTCCTGGGGACAGAGGACACAGCTACGGGGGCAGCTTCAGAAGCCAGGCCTGGTGAGCCCCACAGAGCCCCAGCACAGTCCCCGGGTTGGGACTGAGACCTGAGGCCgtgccctcccctgctccccaggaCTCGCGCATAGTTTGCCAACAGCCAAGGAGGCCACAGCAACAGCTGCCAAGAGGACACACTCACCTGGAAGAGGCGCAGGTTCCTGCCCAGCAGTCGCACTTCTCGCTGCACGTGGACCGGCATCAGGCTGGAGCCCTGCACACTCTCCACACAAGGGCAGGAGCCTGCCCCCAAGGTCATCTCCTCCTGCAGGCACCAAGCGCCAGGCAGTCTATGGAGCCCACCTGCCGCCTCATCCCTTTCCCAGGCACAACCCCGGGGCCAGGCCAGCGTGAGGCAGCGGacgcccccctcccctccatccttcccctGCAGAATCGCAAGGTGGCCAAGAGGCTGCATCTGTCCCGATCCCCTCCCCTGAGGCCTCCTTCCTGGGCCGGGTCTCACCAGCTCCCAGAGCCCAGGGGTGTCGTACTGGTAGTCAAGGCTGGACAGGAGGATGAGGGGGGCGGGAGGGCCCTCGTGCTCAGCAGAGTCTCCATCACCTGAGAGGAGGGTGGAAGTGGAGAAGGCGGGCGTGTCACCCCCTGTCCACTCATCCGCCTCGGGCAGCTCGCCGCCTTCTCTCATGAGCCAGTCCAGAGCAGGCTTCGTGGAGCCAGCGGCCCCTGGGAAAGTGGTGGCGGGAGCCGTGCTGGGGGGCTGGTCCAGGGGTACCGCAGAAGGGAGAGCCTCGGGGCCAGGCTCTGCAAGGGCGGGGGGCAGTGCTGCTGCATCTGAGGGCGATGGGTGGGAGGCCAAGAGGTCCTCGGCGGTGGCCATGGGTCCGAAGGCTGTAGGGGCAGGGACAGCGGTTCCAGGCCTCtggcgggggctgggaggaggaggggcctcGTGGAGAGGTGAGCCCGTGGAAGCCGAGGCAGGTGTGGGGCCGGGACCTGCCCACGGCCCCCGGGGGCTGAGCAGGGAAGGCCTGGCCCCGGGGGGGACATCCAAGGCTGTGGCTGTGGAAGGAGTGTCCACAGGAAGGGCGTCAGGAGTCAGGGCGACCgtggccctgggggctgtgggtgggaaggaggtgggtGCGTCTCttgcaggaggggctggggagaggggcgggCTCTGAAGggggaggcagagaaagacaggaaGGGCCACTCAGCAGGCAGGTGCGGGAGCGGGCAGCAGGCAGGCAAAGGGTGTGTTAAGAGAAAAGGAgaccaaggaaaagagaaacaaaaacagcccATTAATTctccagaggggaaggggagggcgcGCTCTAGGGGCGTCTATGGCATCTGTGCCAAGGTGGGGCACGAGGCCAGACCTCCCCTCCTCTCAGCTACAAACGTCCTCTCCCGAAACAGGTGGGACGTTGACAGCCGTCCTCCAGTGAGTCCGTCACACACAGCAGCTCAGGTGCTCACGACAGAGCACCCGGGGCAGGCAGACACACAGACCCCAGGCCATGAGAGAAACCCTCACAATGGGGAGCCCGAACCCCCCCTGGGGCCCGGTCAGGAGTTGGGCTCACCTGTCGGCTGACCACCATGGGCCCAGCATCACATAAGGCCTTGTGCGTGCACAGGTGCTGCCAGACGCACCAGTTACACCCCCAGAGGCTTCTCACGCAGGCCTGGCACCTGCACAGAGCACAGCCATGGGGTGCGGATCGCCACAGGgcagcccaggggctgggggtcggGGTGAGGAACTCACTGTGCAGACGGGCGGAGCAAGGTGACGGCCATGCAGTCATAGAAGGAGAGGGAAGCCTCGGCAATCACGACGGTGCCAAACCTGAGCTCCAGGCTCACGGAGACGTGGTCTGCAGAGGGAGGAGCGAGCTGGGCTGAGGAGCAGGAAGGGGCACTCAGACCCCGAGCTGACGTCCCAGACCACACAGGGTGGGTTTAGCACTCTGACCAGGAAGGGGTGCCCAGGGTCGGGAACACAGTCCACAGAGTAGAAAACAGGGACTTTAGGGATTGGGGACCAGAGGGGACCTCAGAGAAAGGCATCGCTGCAGGACCCTTTGCCTGGATTCACACCTCATCCTGATCACACCCCTTGGAGCAAGATGGGAGGAGAGCGGGGCTCCCAGGCCCCGGGCTGGCTCCTTCTCTCACCCACCAGCTTCTCTCGGCAGCTCTGGAGCCTCACTAGGGTCTGGGGAGGGGCACATCACACCAGAACTGGTCAGCAGGGCAGGACTCTGGTATTCCCCAAAGTGGCAGGAATAAGACTCCCCTGGCCACAGGGGTGGCAGATCGGGTACCGACAAGAAAACCTGCGAAGAGAGGCCAGGACATGCTGTTGGAGCCACTGGGCTACAGATCAGGGCTCCGTTTACAGGCTTCCAATGTGGGCAGGCACCAGCGGCCACCAGCCCCCAGTGACCACAAATACCCTCCAGCCTGGGTTAGTAACAGATGGAGAAAGCGGAGCCCCAAGAGAAGCGACTTGGGCAAGGCCATGTGGTACTTAAAATTCAAGGTTGTAACCCATCACCAGAGCTCCCCCCGGCCAGGGCTCCGCCTGCTCTGGTCTtcacctccctcctctcctcacgGCTGATGTTAGCAGGACTCAAGGTTGCCACTTGCAGACAGCCCACCTCAGGCTGGAAGCTCCACAGCCACCGCTCTAAGCCCTGGCCCCGAGAGCACTCGGAATGGCGACTGCACCTGGGCAAGAATGACCAGTGTCCACCTGTGACCCTCACGGGGCCACTGGCAGTTCATGGGGCAGGGACACCTACAATCCTACGGACCTGGGCAGGATCCTCAAGTGGGCCACGACAGGCCTGGCAAGTCAGGGTGGAGGATAGGGGTGAGAGTAGGGCGTTGGGGCATCCAGGGGTCAAGGGTTGAGAGTCAAGGGCCAAGGACCAGAAACCCTGGACAGGGCAGGAGAATTGAGGGCATGaggctggggttggggtggggctggggaaggggccagGGTCGGGGGAGCGCTGACCTGCCGAGGAGCACACACCACCCACAGTACGGGTCCCTGTGAGCCAGGCAAGATGCACAGTCCAGGTGCTGAGCACAGGAGGCCACAGGAACCTTGAGAAGCTACAGCAGCAAAGAGGACTTGAGGTCAACAATCCAAGCACCAGTGGCTCTCCACATATGGGCCCCCAGCTCCCCCGAGGCCCCTCCCCGCAGTCATGCCCTCCCTGGCTGGCGCGTGGCACTCACCGTGCTCTGGGTCATGACGTACAGGTGCTCGAAGGCCCCATCAAAGATGAGGTCTCTGCTCACCGCAGACCCCTGCTGGATGATCCGTGTGGAGTACGGGTGGCCATCACTCCCTGGGCCCAAGTAGACCTGAGATCAGAGACCACAAGATCTGAGGCCCAAGGCCCTCCCCTCTCGccccaataaaataatttacagaatTTCCTCCTAGAGAGTACAGGTCACACCACCCGTCCCCAGAAAGAGGAACACAGGTCATCTCTCCCAGCCAGGGCCAGGGACACATCACATATCTCACATCGCAGCCCCAGGGGTCTCAGGCGTAGCTCTGCCCAGCCTGGGTCCCCAGCAGCCTGTCGCCTCCAGATCCTGGGGCAGGGCCCAGTACCTCCTGTGGACTCACCTTATGCAGCTGCCCTTGACTGTCACCCAGGAAAGCAATGGTGTGTCCATCTTCCACAGTGATCGCCACGGCTGTTAGCTGAACCCCTGGCCACTCCAGAACTGGCGTGGCTTCCAGGGGGACACGGCTGGCCATGGGGCTGGGCGTGTGGTCTGAGCCACAAGGGTAAGCATCCAGGGTGTCCTGCAGGCAGCAAGAAGCACAAATAAGGCCCTCCCTGGATAACGTCCACTGGCCCCTCCTCCCTGGACAACCCCACCCCTTCTCACCATCTCTGCCAGCTCTTGGCTCTCCCACAGCTGCGTTCTTAGCCTTGCCTCAGTGGCTTACCTCCACAGTCTGCAGCGGCTCCGACCCCCTCTTTTGATCCCCACATGCCTGGGGCCCCACTTTCTCCCATCCCTGGCCTGGGAGCTGCTTCCCCCAGTTCATGTACTCAGCCTTCTCCTGGACCACTTTTCCAAAGCCTCTCCAGCTTGCATCCTCCTCTCCAGGTCTACTAACCTGGgtctcctcccacctctcacTGACTCAGTCCCCCTATATGTGGCTTCTACCCTTTTCATCCATCCTGAGACTAGAGCCAAACAAGTCTCAACCTCACCTGCCTCTCTCGCTCAAGAACCTAAAACAATAGATTCCATCCCCTCTACATTCTGGGTCCCTGCCCCATTCCCAAGAACCTCAAATGCCCTTTCAGTCCACCTACACAAATGCCATCCCTTCAGCGCCTGGTCCAAACCCACCCCTGCACAGCTGGCTCTCTGTCTCCCTGAATGCCACTCTTACCATAAGGTACCCATCCATCACCCAGACACAAAGGAATCACTTAACATCCATTGACCTGATCAGTAAATGCCTGGCCAGTGGCCTCAGAGACAGGGAAGGGCTGGGCGGTGCCAGGACTCACCACGGGCAGCTGAGCACAGTCGGAATTGACATCATACTCAATGTAGGCCACCTCCGCCCCATCCTCAGCGCGGCCCTCCCGAGTGTAGCAGGCATCACGTGTGCGATTAGCAAGGCGATCCACCTCATCCAGAGGGAAGGCACAGAGGGCAGAGGCTCCAGATGCCCCGGCAGCTGCCAACGGGGGCCGGCCCACAGTGGGGGGAGCGGCCGAGGAGAAGGCTGCAAAGAGCACCTCCCCCCGGGCCACCTCCGCGGACATGGCGACAGCCGCAGCCTGGATCAGCCCATAGCGGCTCCCCTGACAGGCCAGAGGCAACTCCACGTAGGAGTAGTAGTGCTGGTCCCGGAGGCACACACGGGACACATAGGCACGGAAAGCTCGAGACTGAGCTTGCAGGTCCCGCCGGAGAAACAGGAAGTAGGCACTGGCCCCGCGTGCAAAGGCGCTCACAAAGTGGTGGCTGTACTCGGAGAGGCGGCCCACAGCTAGCTTGGCCGTCTCCTCGTAAGAGAAGGCAGCCTGGGGGTCCAGCGGCCTTAAGGCGCGGGTAGTGATGGGAGGGAtgcctccccccacacccctgctGGTGTAGCCCCGCCCCACAAAGAGGAGGGGCTCCCCAGCCAAGCCCTGGGCCACCAGTCCCACCGTGGTGACGGCAGGGTCGTTGGCAGCCACATACTGGGTGTCCCCAGGTCGCTCTGGCCGCAGCAACAGCTGCCCGAGCTGCCCCAGGCGCCGCTGTTCACAGACCCCCTGGTGCACACTGCCACACACCACCAGGGCCCCAGGGCTCACCAGGAGCAGCTGGTTTGGGTTGTTGGTGGGCTGGGCCTGAGGGCACTCATCAGGTGCCACAGGTGGCAGACAGTCCCTGCTGTCTAGCACAGGGCCAGTGGACACAGTGGCCTCCAGCTGCAGTTCAGGGCTCAGCTGGAACAGGAAGTTGGTGGCTCCTAGGTAGAGGGTGCCTGAGGTGGGATCCCGCGCCAGGTGCTGCAGATGCGTACCATTGGGAGTGAAAGCAGTCggtggagggggctggagggtgaGGACCCACCCGGCCCAGAGTGCCTGGAGAAGAGCTGGGCCGAGGGCAGGCATGGTCACCTGGTAGGGAGAGAGGTTGAGCGGGGCTCATGTGGCCGCGTGAGCACCGTGGGACCACTGGTGAGGAGTAGGACTGTGATGCTGCCAAGACGCCCCTCCTAACTCAGGgaggggggagcagggaggaCCAGGCTTAGATGGCACTGTGGTTAGGATGACCCCAGGACCACACACTAGCAAGAGGTCAGGAGACATTTTCCTGGAAACTTCAACGCTGCCCATTCTCTGTAAGCACTACTCTCTCAGGAGACCTGCACCCCACACccctcaccctgccctgccctaTGTCATAACAGGGTCCAAGGGTAAGAGGCTAAAGGGGCAGAGACATGGGAAACATCCCATTCCCAGGGACGAGGGCCTGGAAGGGGCAGGAGGGCAAGGGATGGGAAGAAGGGACCCAGAACCCCAAAGAGAGAAAGGCACCCTCTGCATGGATGTCAGTTTCCTGGGCAGAAAAAGGGAGGGCAAGGTCTCATGGGCCACCTGCATGTTAGAGTAGGGTAAGAATTGGATGAAGGGCCTTTCAGGCTAGGAATCCAGAAGGGTAATAACCACAGAACCAAAGGGCCAGAGAGATGAGGGGGGTTAAGGCtgccagggagggcttccctggtggctcagtggtt encodes:
- the PLXNB1 gene encoding plexin-B1 isoform X1, translated to MPALGPALLQALWAGWVLTLQPPPPTAFTPNGTHLQHLARDPTSGTLYLGATNFLFQLSPELQLEATVSTGPVLDSRDCLPPVAPDECPQAQPTNNPNQLLLVSPGALVVCGSVHQGVCEQRRLGQLGQLLLRPERPGDTQYVAANDPAVTTVGLVAQGLAGEPLLFVGRGYTSRGVGGGIPPITTRALRPLDPQAAFSYEETAKLAVGRLSEYSHHFVSAFARGASAYFLFLRRDLQAQSRAFRAYVSRVCLRDQHYYSYVELPLACQGSRYGLIQAAAVAMSAEVARGEVLFAAFSSAAPPTVGRPPLAAAGASGASALCAFPLDEVDRLANRTRDACYTREGRAEDGAEVAYIEYDVNSDCAQLPVDTLDAYPCGSDHTPSPMASRVPLEATPVLEWPGVQLTAVAITVEDGHTIAFLGDSQGQLHKVYLGPGSDGHPYSTRIIQQGSAVSRDLIFDGAFEHLYVMTQSTLLKVPVASCAQHLDCASCLAHRDPYCGWCVLLGRCSRHSECSRGQGLERWLWSFQPEVGCLQVATLSPANISREERREVFLSVPDLPPLWPGESYSCHFGEYQSPALLTSSGVMCPSPDPSEAPELPREADHVSVSLELRFGTVVIAEASLSFYDCMAVTLLRPSAQCQACVRSLWGCNWCVWQHLCTHKALCDAGPMVVSRQSPPLSPAPPARDAPTSFPPTAPRATVALTPDALPVDTPSTATALDVPPGARPSLLSPRGPWAGPGPTPASASTGSPLHEAPPPPSPRQRPGTAVPAPTAFGPMATAEDLLASHPSPSDAAALPPALAEPGPEALPSAVPLDQPPSTAPATTFPGAAGSTKPALDWLMREGGELPEADEWTGGDTPAFSTSTLLSGDGDSAEHEGPPAPLILLSSLDYQYDTPGLWELVRPGPGRRPQGRGSGQMQPLGHLAILQGKDGGEGGVRCLTLAWPRGCAWERDEAAGGLHRLPGAWCLQEEMTLGAGSCPCVESVQGSSLMPVHVQREVRLLGRNLRLFQDSPGDHECVMELEGHEVVVEARVECELPPDTRCHVTCQQHQLSYEALQPELRVGLFLRRAGHLRVDSVDGLHVVLYDCSVGHEDCSRCQTAMPQYGCVWCKGKHPRCVAQEACGEAEAVVTQCPAPLIHSVEPLTGPVDGGTRVTIRGSNLGQHVQDVQDTVRVAGVPCAVDAQEYEVSSSLVCITGASGEEVAGAVMVEVPGRGRGVSEHDFAYQDPKVHSIFPARGPRAGGTNLTLHGSKLLTGRLEDIRVVVGDQPCHLLLEQQAEQLRCETSPHPTPATLPVAVWFGAAERRLHHSQFEYTSDPNVTSAGPAKSFLSGGREIWVRGQNLDVVQTPRIRVTVATRAPGPGQGLGWRHRVIPETACSPGASCGGLHFEEPCHVNSSQLITCRTPALPGLPEDPWVRVEFILENLVFDFATLNPTPFSYEADPTLQPLNPEDPTAPFRHKPGSVLSVEGENLDLAMSKEEVVAMIGDGPCMVKTLTRHHLYCEPPVEQPLPRHHALREVPDALPEFTVQMGNLRFSLGHVQYDGESPVAFPMAAQVGLGVGTSLLALGVIIIVLMYRRKSKQALRDYKKVQIQLENLESSVRDRCKKEFTGEAAKTPRSRALPKPAPITLGSAPKPGFFCSTDLMTEMTDLTSDLLGSGIPFLDYKVYAERVFFPGHQESPLHRDLGVPESRRPTVEQGLGQLSNLLNSKLFLIKFIHTLESQRTFSARDRAYVASLLTVALHGKLEYFTDILRTLLSDLVAQYVAKNPKLMLRRTETVVEKLLTNWMSICLYTFVRDSVGEPLYMLFRGIKHQVDKGPVDSVTGKAKYTLNDNRLLREDVEYRPLTLNALLAVGPGAGEAQGVPVKVLDCDTISQAKEKMLDQLYKGVPLAQRPDPRTLDVEWRSGVAGHLILSDEDVTSEVQGLWRRLNTLQHYKVPDGATVALVPCLTKHVLRESQDYVPGESLGTGTPMLEDVDEGGIRPWHLVKPSEEPEPPRPRRGSLRGGERERAKAIPEIYLTRLLSMKGTLQKFVDDLFQVILSTSRPVPLAVKYFFDLLDEQAQQHGISDQDTVHIWKTNSLPLRFWINIIKNPQFVFDVQTSDNMDAVFLVIAQTFMDACTLADHKLGRDSPINKLLYARDIPRYKRMVERYEGKGLHLGDNGWTDWWVFTAEAQGWAWWGEEGFVSPAAAGPMISGRYYADIRQTIPASDQEMNSILAELSRNYSGDLGVRVALHELYKYINKYYDQIITALEEDGTAQKMQLGYRLQQIAAAVENKVTDL
- the PLXNB1 gene encoding plexin-B1 isoform X6, producing MPALGPALLQALWAGWVLTLQPPPPTAFTPNGTHLQHLARDPTSGTLYLGATNFLFQLSPELQLEATVSTGPVLDSRDCLPPVAPDECPQAQPTNNPNQLLLVSPGALVVCGSVHQGVCEQRRLGQLGQLLLRPERPGDTQYVAANDPAVTTVGLVAQGLAGEPLLFVGRGYTSRGVGGGIPPITTRALRPLDPQAAFSYEETAKLAVGRLSEYSHHFVSAFARGASAYFLFLRRDLQAQSRAFRAYVSRVCLRDQHYYSYVELPLACQGSRYGLIQAAAVAMSAEVARGEVLFAAFSSAAPPTVGRPPLAAAGASGASALCAFPLDEVDRLANRTRDACYTREGRAEDGAEVAYIEYDVNSDCAQLPVDTLDAYPCGSDHTPSPMASRVPLEATPVLEWPGVQLTAVAITVEDGHTIAFLGDSQGQLHKVYLGPGSDGHPYSTRIIQQGSAVSRDLIFDGAFEHLYVMTQSTLLKVPVASCAQHLDCASCLAHRDPYCGWCVLLGRCSRHSECSRGQGLERWLWSFQPEVGCLQVATLSPANISREERREVFLSVPDLPPLWPGESYSCHFGEYQSPALLTSSGVMCPSPDPSEAPELPREADHVSVSLELRFGTVVIAEASLSFYDCMAVTLLRPSAQCQACVRSLWGCNWCVWQHLCTHKALCDAGPMVVSRQSPPLSPAPPARDAPTSFPPTAPRATVALTPDALPVDTPSTATALDVPPGARPSLLSPRGPWAGPGPTPASASTGSPLHEAPPPPSPRQRPGTAVPAPTAFGPMATAEDLLASHPSPSDAAALPPALAEPGPEALPSAVPLDQPPSTAPATTFPGAAGSTKPALDWLMREGGELPEADEWTGGDTPAFSTSTLLSGDGDSAEHEGPPAPLILLSSLDYQYDTPGLWELEEMTLGAGSCPCVESVQGSSLMPVHVQREVRLLGRNLRLFQDSPGDHECVMELEGHEVVVEARVECELPPDTRCHVTCQQHQLSYEALQPELRVGLFLRRAGHLRVDSVDGLHVVLYDCSVGHEDCSRCQTAMPQYGCVWCKGKHPRCVAQEACGEAEAVVTQCPAPLIHSVEPLTGPVDGGTRVTIRGSNLGQHVQDVQDTVRVAGVPCAVDAQEYEVSSSLVCITGASGEEVAGAVMVEVPGRGRGVSEHDFAYQDPKVHSIFPARGPRAGGTNLTLHGSKLLTGRLEDIRVVVGDQPCHLLLEQQAEQLRCETSPHPTPATLPVAVWFGAAERRLHHSQFEYTSDPNVTSAGPAKSFLSGGREIWVRGQNLDVVQTPRIRVTVATRAPGPGQGLGWRHRVIPETACSPGASCGGLHFEEPCHVNSSQLITCRTPALPGLPEDPWVRVEFILENLVFDFATLNPTPFSYEADPTLQPLNPEDPTAPFRHKPGSVLSVEGENLDLAMSKEEVVAMIGDGPCMVKTLTRHHLYCEPPVEQPLPRHHALREVPDALPEFTVQMGNLRFSLGHVQYDGESPVAFPMAAQVGLGVGTSLLALGVIIIVLMYRRKSKQALRDYKKVQIQLENLESSVRDRCKKEFTGEAAKTPRSRALPKPAPITLGSAPKPGFFCSTDLMTEMTDLTSDLLGSGIPFLDYKVYAERVFFPGHQESPLHRDLGVPESRRPTVEQGLGQLSNLLNSKLFLIKFIHTLESQRTFSARDRAYVASLLTVALHGKLEYFTDILRTLLSDLVAQYVAKNPKLMLRRTETVVEKLLTNWMSICLYTFVRDSVGEPLYMLFRGIKHQVDKGPVDSVTGKAKYTLNDNRLLREDVEYRPLTLNALLAVGPGAGEAQGVPVKVLDCDTISQAKEKMLDQLYKGVPLAQRPDPRTLDVEWRSGVAGHLILSDEDVTSEVQGLWRRLNTLQHYKVPDGATVALVPCLTKHVLRESQDYVPGESLGTGTPMLEDVDEGGIRPWHLVKPSEEPEPPRPRRGSLRGGERERAKAIPEIYLTRLLSMKGTLQKFVDDLFQVILSTSRPVPLAVKYFFDLLDEQAQQHGISDQDTVHIWKTNSLPLRFWINIIKNPQFVFDVQTSDNMDAVFLVIAQTFMDACTLADHKLGRDSPINKLLYARDIPRYKRMVERYEGKGLHLGDNGWTDWWVFTAEAQGWAWWGEEGFVSPAAAGPMISGRYYADIRQTIPASDQEMNSILAELSRNYSGDLGVRVALHELYKYINKYYDQIITALEEDGTAQKMQLGYRLQQIAAAVENKVTDL